The sequence GCATGTCCACGAAGCCCGGGACGATCCAGTGGCCGGAGAGGTCCACGACCGGGGCGCCCTCGGCCCCGTCGCCGCCGGAGATGCGGGTGCCCTCGACGACCACCCGGCCGTCCTCGACGGTGCCGGTGGGCCGTACCACCCGGGCCCCTGCGAGAACGGTGCTGTCTGCGCGTCCGGCCATCAGGCGGATACCTCCGTGGAGAGTAGATCCCAGGCGAGCAGCCCTGCGCCCAGGCATCCGGCGGTGTCCCCGAGGGCCGCCGGGACGATGTGGGGCAGCTTCTGGAACGTGACGCGTTCCTCGACGGCCGCACGGAGTGGTGTGAACAAGGTTTCCCCGGCCTCGGCGAGCCCGCCACCGATGATGAGCATGCGCGGGTCCAGCAGGGTGAGCGCGGTGACGAGCCCGGCGGCGAGCGCGTCGACGGCGTTCTGCCACACGGCGAGGGCCTTCGGGTCGCCCGACTCGACGGCCTTGGCGCAGTCGGCGGCGTCCGCCTTGGGGTCGCCGGACGCGGCCGCCCAGGCGCGGCTGACGGCGGAGGCGGAGGCCAGGGTCTCCAGGCAGCCGCGCTGGCCGCAGCTGCAGTCCGGGCCGTCCGGCCGGATCACGATGTGCCCGATCTCGCCGGCGTAGCCGTGGGCGCCCTCCTCGATGGCCCCGGTGATGCCGATGGCTCCGGCGATCCCGGTGCCGAGCGGGATGAAGAGGAAGCGGTCGGCGCCCTTGCCCGCGCCGATCCGGCCCTCGGCGAGGCCGCCGGTCCTGACGTCGTGGCCGAGCGCCACGGGCACGCCGCCGAGCCGTTCGCCGAGCAGCTGCCGCATGGGTACGTCGCGCCAGCCCAGGTTCGCCGCGTAGACGGCGACCCCCTTCTCCGCGTCGACGATGCCGGGCACCGCGACTCCGGCCGCGAGGGCGCTCTCGCCGAAGTGCTCCTCGCCGTACGCGCGCAGGTCGGCGGCGAAGGCGAGGATCGAGTCCACGACGGCTTCGGGGCCGCGCTCTCTGCCGGTCGCGCGCCGTGCCTCGTGGAGCAGGGCGCCATCGGCCCCGACCAGTGCGGCCTTCATCCCGGTGCCGCCCACATCGAGGGCGATGACGTGTTTCACGGGAAACAGTTTCGCCCGAGGAACCCCAATAGGTCTAGTCCACTATCGCTGTTTGTTGCGCATCCATACAAAATCCCGGTACCGGTTACGGGGAACGGTCCCGGATTGTCGAGAACCGTCCCCGGGCGGGCGTCCGGCCCTACTCCGGCAGGATCACGCTGCGCGAGAGGTTGCGGGGGTGGTCGGGGTCGTACCCCTTCGACTCGGCCAGCACCACCGCGAGCCGCTGCGCGCGGATCAGGTCCGCCATCGGGTCCGCCGTGCGGTGCGCGACCAGCGTCCCGCCGACCGCCGCCACCTCGCCCGCCAGCCCCTCGGGCAGGGCGCCGAAGACCCAGGCGACCCGGTTCGGCCCGGTGATCGCGATCGGGCCGTGGCGGTACTCCATCGCCGGGTACGACTCGGTCCAGGCGCCCGCCGCCTCGCGCATCTTCAGCCCGGCCTCCTGGGCCAGCCCATAGGTCCAGCCGCGCCCCAGGAACGTCCACTGCTCGGCCGCGACGACCGCCTCGTCCAGCGGCTCGGTCACCGCCAGCTCCGCGTCCACCGCCGCCTCGGCGACCGTCTTCACGCCCGCCGGAAGCGGACCGGCCGCCTCCAGGCCCGCCCGCAGGAAGGCGAGCGCGGTGGTGGCGAACCGGGTCTGGACCACCGACTCCTCGTCCGCCCAGTCCAGTACGGCGACCGCGTCGGCGGTCTCCATGACCGGCGTCGTCGGGTCGCCGGTCAGGGCGACGGTGGCCGTCTTCCCGCGCAGCTCGCCCAGGAGTGCCAGCACCTCGCTCGTGGTGCCGGACCGGGTGATCGCCACCACCCGGTCGTACGGGCGGCCCACCGGAAACTCCGAGGAGGCGTACGCGTCCGTCTCGCCCTGCCCGGCGGCCTCCCGCAGGGCCGCGTAGGCGATGGCCATGAACCAGGAGGTGCCGCACCCGGTGACCGCGACGCGCTCGCCGGGCCTCGGCAGCCCGCCGAACTCCGCGCCCGCCTGCGCGGCACGCCGCCAGCAGCTGGGCTGGGTGGCAATTTCAGATGCGGTACGCGACATGCGGAACGGCTCCTTGAGGCGGGGCGGACGGGGCGACTCGGCGGGGGAGTTGGCGCGCGGGCGGCTAAAGGTCTGGACCAATAAGACCCGTACGCCGAGACCTACTTAGCAGCCGCCGCAGGCCCCGTGCAATGCTGCTGCGTTGTGGAAGCGATACCTCCGTGGTGTAGACCTCTACGCCGGTGGCGGGGAAAATCGCAGCTCACCCGAAGTGCCCCGCGCGGACGTGGGAGCCGCGGGCGGTGCAATCGACGAGGACGGACTGAGCTGTGCAGCGGCGTTACTTGGGACTGACTGCGGCTGTCGCCGCACTGGGGATGACGGCGACGCTGTCGGGCTGCGGTGGCAGCGACGGCTCGGGCGACGTCACGCTGAAGGTGGTCGCGGCCGACTACGGCACCAGCGCGGCGAACAAGTCCGACAAGTACTGGAACGGCATCGCCCGTAGTTTCGAGGCGTCCCACCCCGGGATCAAGGTCGAGGTCACCGTCCTGCCCTGGACGGACATCGACCGCAAGGTCGCCGAGATGGTCAAGGCGGGCAAGGCCCCCGACATCGCGCAGATCGGCGCCTACGCGGACTACGCCAAGGCCGGCAAGCTCTACTCCGCCGACGAGATGCTCAGCATCCCCACCCAGGCGAACTTCCTGCCGAAGCTGACCGATGCCGGGCGGGTCAACCGCATCC is a genomic window of Streptomyces sp. NBC_00708 containing:
- a CDS encoding ROK family protein; the encoded protein is MKHVIALDVGGTGMKAALVGADGALLHEARRATGRERGPEAVVDSILAFAADLRAYGEEHFGESALAAGVAVPGIVDAEKGVAVYAANLGWRDVPMRQLLGERLGGVPVALGHDVRTGGLAEGRIGAGKGADRFLFIPLGTGIAGAIGITGAIEEGAHGYAGEIGHIVIRPDGPDCSCGQRGCLETLASASAVSRAWAAASGDPKADAADCAKAVESGDPKALAVWQNAVDALAAGLVTALTLLDPRMLIIGGGLAEAGETLFTPLRAAVEERVTFQKLPHIVPAALGDTAGCLGAGLLAWDLLSTEVSA
- a CDS encoding sugar isomerase produces the protein MSRTASEIATQPSCWRRAAQAGAEFGGLPRPGERVAVTGCGTSWFMAIAYAALREAAGQGETDAYASSEFPVGRPYDRVVAITRSGTTSEVLALLGELRGKTATVALTGDPTTPVMETADAVAVLDWADEESVVQTRFATTALAFLRAGLEAAGPLPAGVKTVAEAAVDAELAVTEPLDEAVVAAEQWTFLGRGWTYGLAQEAGLKMREAAGAWTESYPAMEYRHGPIAITGPNRVAWVFGALPEGLAGEVAAVGGTLVAHRTADPMADLIRAQRLAVVLAESKGYDPDHPRNLSRSVILPE